A window of the Miscanthus floridulus cultivar M001 chromosome 14, ASM1932011v1, whole genome shotgun sequence genome harbors these coding sequences:
- the LOC136505085 gene encoding uncharacterized protein isoform X5, giving the protein MGNAIASGEVSYCHFVFRVDFKDRKTQSKCSVDSTRTNKRFAFQAAPLISMLTEEKNSGIQQTHRPRQELGLTRGSLIALSCTTLPPDIKSDVNAFF; this is encoded by the exons ATGG GTAATGCCATCGCCTCAGGAGAAGTCTCCTATTGCCATTTTGTTTTTAGAGTTGATTTCAAAGACCGGAAG ACTCAGAGCAAGTGCTCTGTTGACAGTACGAGAACGAACAAGAG ATTTGCTTTTCAGGCTGCACCTTTGATTTCCATGTTGACTGAAGAAAAGAACTCTGGAATTCAACAGACTCATAGACCTAGACAGGAACTT GGTCTAACTAGAGGCAGTTTGATAGCACTAAGTTGTACTACTCTGCCACCTGATATCAAGAGCGACGTCAATGCTTTTTTCTG A
- the LOC136505085 gene encoding uncharacterized protein isoform X3 produces the protein MDLLDCKIAPWSILYYVVNVSSTILLVSNSCTYFHDLVEGLKTQSKCSVDSTRTNKRFAFQAAPLISMLTEEKNSGIQQTHRPRQELGLTRGSLIALSCTTLPPDIKSDVNAFF, from the exons ATGG ACCTCCTGGATTGTAAGATAGCACCATGGTCTATATTATATTATGTTGTGAATGTTTCTAGCACAATATTATTGGTCTCAAACAG CTGTACATATTTTCATGATCTGGTTGAGGGATTAAAGACTCAGAGCAAGTGCTCTGTTGACAGTACGAGAACGAACAAGAG ATTTGCTTTTCAGGCTGCACCTTTGATTTCCATGTTGACTGAAGAAAAGAACTCTGGAATTCAACAGACTCATAGACCTAGACAGGAACTT GGTCTAACTAGAGGCAGTTTGATAGCACTAAGTTGTACTACTCTGCCACCTGATATCAAGAGCGACGTCAATGCTTTTTTCTG A
- the LOC136505085 gene encoding uncharacterized protein isoform X2: protein MPVARPAIRWNMDPCRRWRRIRGLTQRRPRCCHHGNAIASGEVSYCHFVFRVDFKDRKTQSKCSVDSTRTNKRFAFQAAPLISMLTEEKNSGIQQTHRPRQELGLTRGSLIALSCTTLPPDIKSDVNAFF from the exons ATGCCAGTCGCTCGGCCTGCTATCCGATGGAACATGGATCCCTGCCGTCGATGGAGGAGGATTCGTGGCTTGACCCAGCGCCGTCCTCGCTGCTGCCATCATG GTAATGCCATCGCCTCAGGAGAAGTCTCCTATTGCCATTTTGTTTTTAGAGTTGATTTCAAAGACCGGAAG ACTCAGAGCAAGTGCTCTGTTGACAGTACGAGAACGAACAAGAG ATTTGCTTTTCAGGCTGCACCTTTGATTTCCATGTTGACTGAAGAAAAGAACTCTGGAATTCAACAGACTCATAGACCTAGACAGGAACTT GGTCTAACTAGAGGCAGTTTGATAGCACTAAGTTGTACTACTCTGCCACCTGATATCAAGAGCGACGTCAATGCTTTTTTCTG A
- the LOC136505085 gene encoding uncharacterized protein isoform X1: MPVARPAIRWNMDPCRRWRRIRGLTQRRPRCCHHDLLDCKIAPWSILYYVVNVSSTILLVSNSCTYFHDLVEGLKTQSKCSVDSTRTNKRFAFQAAPLISMLTEEKNSGIQQTHRPRQELGLTRGSLIALSCTTLPPDIKSDVNAFF, from the exons ATGCCAGTCGCTCGGCCTGCTATCCGATGGAACATGGATCCCTGCCGTCGATGGAGGAGGATTCGTGGCTTGACCCAGCGCCGTCCTCGCTGCTGCCATCATG ACCTCCTGGATTGTAAGATAGCACCATGGTCTATATTATATTATGTTGTGAATGTTTCTAGCACAATATTATTGGTCTCAAACAG CTGTACATATTTTCATGATCTGGTTGAGGGATTAAAGACTCAGAGCAAGTGCTCTGTTGACAGTACGAGAACGAACAAGAG ATTTGCTTTTCAGGCTGCACCTTTGATTTCCATGTTGACTGAAGAAAAGAACTCTGGAATTCAACAGACTCATAGACCTAGACAGGAACTT GGTCTAACTAGAGGCAGTTTGATAGCACTAAGTTGTACTACTCTGCCACCTGATATCAAGAGCGACGTCAATGCTTTTTTCTG A
- the LOC136505085 gene encoding uncharacterized protein isoform X4, which yields MPSPQEKSPIAILFLELISKTGSCTYFHDLVEGLKTQSKCSVDSTRTNKRFAFQAAPLISMLTEEKNSGIQQTHRPRQELGLTRGSLIALSCTTLPPDIKSDVNAFF from the exons ATGCCATCGCCTCAGGAGAAGTCTCCTATTGCCATTTTGTTTTTAGAGTTGATTTCAAAGACCGGAAG CTGTACATATTTTCATGATCTGGTTGAGGGATTAAAGACTCAGAGCAAGTGCTCTGTTGACAGTACGAGAACGAACAAGAG ATTTGCTTTTCAGGCTGCACCTTTGATTTCCATGTTGACTGAAGAAAAGAACTCTGGAATTCAACAGACTCATAGACCTAGACAGGAACTT GGTCTAACTAGAGGCAGTTTGATAGCACTAAGTTGTACTACTCTGCCACCTGATATCAAGAGCGACGTCAATGCTTTTTTCTG A
- the LOC136503814 gene encoding uncharacterized protein, with the protein MARQKISINDKSWPEVESINSYAIFMGYMSMGVRGLGLLVLTWTTVVLLGGFVSMLQKKDFWCLTAITLVQTAGVFDFLLKEKASDVVSTLKGSMVAVAAAVVRPFKTHTNTSMNSSPIIEPSVARIVVGLVLLVVQMLVLGIVLCPLAVLYMLGMYLSSGISLWRLIQHDYGNPDGGANLKPALNVLYSLAVAQGVVYGYRSIYDLAARTQLVELVAKDYSLERDLVSEYLDETVAGCMKDPSFARGRNLVTYAVELLMESKSRYDYVSGILILSTVTDYWSDRSGLLKQLLTGSASFSHVVQRLLETFGPTSPYSTEIRVRAARIVATVAGSIRLDHLPQGMMIECISSLLDTFEEYSWRPEGYERRRDVPKEYERDWLLDGEELSYIFSVDAPPRATDQSYSRNPLQGYRDLVVQGLRILRKVAVNENNCRVISNTEGLVSKMMAHLTSDKLHMDHHDEWYSIAEESLEFMNRFMATLGAGTETTNLTSEISSSSQAAIMRILGCHKCDVLLKRKATQVLLHRPLVDIHTLPSIVPGASSSKIFVWILLHIFLVPDYHFVGRICDATHLLKKSSYATRLAGEKMQAMISSIPEASDTSMLPSVVYVIGSLARTVAGAENKAYRIHAAMILKDLCQYYTKDDEYLKELKKSVANVMEEVLKEIVHWFMTTEEIQVVTEANNGGKVLLAPEGPDLEQGGSSHDNNNGQESNSTPYQQKGNQHQGIQLQEALIELCGAVSKWIDKDQDLTSQFNEIAAKICSGQGMPHKTFKELVDEAQEKL; encoded by the exons ATGGCCCGTCAAAaaatttccatcaatgacaagaGTTGGCCTGAGGTTGAGAGCATCAACAGCTATGCAATATTCATGGGATACATGTCGATGGGTGTGAGGGGGCTTGGTTTGCTGGTGCTTACATGGACCACGGTTGTCCTCCTCGGTGGCTTCGTCTCCATGCTGCAGAAGAAGGATTTTTGGTGTCTCACAGCTATCACACTAGTCCAAACTGCCGG GGTCTTTGATTTCCTTTTAAAGGAAAAGGCAAGTGACGTTGTCAGTACTTTGAAGGGCTCGATGGTTGCTGTAGCTGCCGCGGTCGTGAGACCATTCAAAACACACACAAACACTTCTATGAATTCATCACCAATTATTGAACCATCGGTTGCACGCATCGTGGTAGGACTGGTTTTATTGGTTGTCCAAATGCTGGTGCTTGGTATAGTCTTGTGTCCTCTGGCGGTTCTGTATATGCTTGGGATGTATCTCTCTTCTGGAATTTCTTTATGGCGTCTCATACAACATGACTATGGTAATCCCGATGGAGGCGCCAACCTAAAGCCAGCGCTCAATGTCTTATACTCCTTAGCCGTGGCCCAAGGTGTGGTTTACGGCTACAGGTCCATCTATGATTTAGCGGCAAGAACCCAACTAGTGGAACTAGTGGCCAAAGATTATTCACTAGAGAGAGACTTAGTTTCGGAGTACCTAGATGAAACTGTGGCAGGATGTATGAAGGATCCATCATTTGCGAGAGGAAGGAATCTCGTCACATATGCAGTGGAGTTGTTGATGGAATCTAAGTCAAGGTATGACTACGTTTCTGGGATCCTGATTCTTAGCACAGTAACTGATTACTGGAGCGACCGGTCAGGTCTTCTAAAACAACTACTGACTGGATCAGCATCCTTCAGCCATGTGGTCCAGCGACTGCTAGAGACATTTGGTCCGACAAGCCCATATAGCACAGAGATCAGGGTGCGAGCTGCTAGGATAGTGGCAACTGTTGCTGGCAGCATCCGTTTGGACCACTTACCTCAAGGCATGATGATTGAGTGCATATCATCCCTGCTCGACACATTTGAGGAATACAGTTGGCGACCTGAGGGATATGAGCGACGTCGGGATGTACCCAAGGAGTACGAGCGGGACTGGCTCCTAGATGGAGAGGAGCTGTCGTACATTTTTTCAGTCGACGCACCTCCAAGAGCAACGGATCAAAGTTACAGTCGTAACCCGCTCCAGGGCTATAGAGATCTGGTGGTGCAAGGCCTCCGTATCCTCCGGAAGGTTGCTGTGAACGAGAACAACTGCAGAGTCATAAGCAACACTGAAGGTCTGGTATCCAAGATGATGGCGCACCTAACCTCAGACAAGCTCCACATGGACCATCATGATGAATGGTACAGCATAGCAGAGGAATCGCTAGAATTCATGAATCGGTTCATGGCTACTCTAGGAGCAGGGACCGAAACAACAAACCTGACAAGTGAGATCTCAAGCAGCAGCCAAGCAGCGATCATGAGAATCCTGGGGTGCCACAAATGTGATGTGTTGCTGAAAAGAAAAGCCACACAGGTCCTCTTACACCGCCCTCTGGTGGATATACATACACTGCCCTCCATTGTGCCTGGTGCAAGCAGCAGCAAAATATTCGTATGGATACTTCTGCACATTTTTCTTGTGCCAGATTATCACTTTGTTGGCAGGATATGCGATGCCACTCATTTGTTAAAAAAGAGTAGCTACGCCACAAGATTAGCAGGTGAGAAGATGCAGGCCATGATATCTTCGATACCGGAGGCAAGTGACACGAGTATGCTACCATCAGTTGTTTATGTTATTGGCAGCCTCGCCAGAACTGTTGCAGGTGCCGAAAACAAGGCATACAGAATACATGCAGCAATGATCCTGAAGGATCTTTGTCAATATTACACCAAGGATGATGAATATCTCAAGGAGCTGAAGAAATCCGTCGCCAATGTGATGGAAGAG GTACTCAAAGAAATTGTCCATTGGTTCATGACGACTGAAGAAATACAAGTTGTAACAGAAGCAAACAACGGCGGCAAGGTTCTCCTGGCACCAGAGGGCCCGGACTTAGAACAAGGTGGTTCTTCACATGATAATAATAATGGACAGGAAAGCAACTCTACCCCTTATCAGCAAAAGGGTAACCAACACCAGGGAATTCAACTGCAGGAGGCCTTGATAGAATTGTGCGGGGCGGTAAGTAAATGGATTGATAAAGACCAAGATTTGACCAGTCAGTTCAACGAGATCGCAGCCAAGATATGTTCGGGGCAGGGGATGCCTCACAAGACTTTCAAAGAACTTGTGGATGAAGCACAAGAGAAACTTTGA